The DNA segment GCGTGATCGAGGCGACCGAGGTGGCGCTGGAAGCAGCCATCGAGGCGGCACAGCCCGGCGGCCGCATCGGCGACATCTCGGCGGCGATCGGCGCTGTCGCCCGCGAGTACGGGTACGGCGTCAACATGGAGTTCGGCGGCCACGGCCTCGGCCGCACCATGCACGAGGCCCCGCACATCGCCAACGACGGCCGCGCCCGCCGCGGCATGAAGCTCGAACCCGGCCTCACGATCGCCATCGAGCCGTGGCTCTGCAAGACCACCGACAAGATCAAATTTGACGAGGACGGCTGGACGATCCGGTCCGCGGACGGTTCCCGCACGGCGCACTCGGAGCACACGGTGGCGATCACGGCCGCCGGTCCGCAGGTGCTCACCCGCCGCCCGGGCGAGACCGCCGGCTCCCACCTGCGGGCCGGTCAGCCGTCCGCGACCTCCTGACCGGAGCGCATCGAATCGCGGGTGGCGGGTAAACCAGCCGGTCATGGAGACCGACGACCGCAACGCCATGCCGGACAGCCAGTTCGCCTTTCCCCGGGTGCGCAAGGAACCCCTCGGCGACGCGAGCCACGTGCGGAACGCCATC comes from the Actinoplanes sp. OR16 genome and includes:
- the map gene encoding type I methionyl aminopeptidase, which codes for MIELKSSAEIGLMAVTGRFVGELLAELRDASAVGVDLMDLEHLARRRIKERGAESCYWDYAPSFGRGPFRNVLCLSVNDAVLHGLPHKYVLRDGDLLSIDMAVSVDGWVTDSALSFVVGTPDPADLRVIEATEVALEAAIEAAQPGGRIGDISAAIGAVAREYGYGVNMEFGGHGLGRTMHEAPHIANDGRARRGMKLEPGLTIAIEPWLCKTTDKIKFDEDGWTIRSADGSRTAHSEHTVAITAAGPQVLTRRPGETAGSHLRAGQPSATS